Proteins from a single region of Bdellovibrio bacteriovorus HD100:
- the pyrH gene encoding UMP kinase yields the protein MKEPVYKRILLKLSGEALAGKQGTGINTATITQIAQDVAAAYKAGVQIGLVIGGGNIYRGVAASAEGMDRASADYMGMLATCINALALQDALEKQGVPTRVQTAIEMAEIAEPYIRRRAIRHLEKNRLVIFGAGTGNPFFTTDTAASLRAMEINAQVIMKATKVDGIYDKDPAKHADAKKFDKISYIDVLNRGLQVMDSTAISMCMDNKLPIITFDLTVPGNILKAVQGETIGTLVH from the coding sequence TTGAAAGAGCCTGTTTATAAGCGTATATTGCTGAAACTAAGTGGTGAAGCCCTGGCTGGAAAGCAAGGGACTGGTATCAACACTGCAACGATCACTCAGATCGCGCAGGACGTGGCAGCGGCTTACAAGGCGGGCGTTCAAATTGGCCTGGTAATCGGTGGTGGCAATATCTATCGTGGTGTTGCCGCCTCTGCTGAGGGCATGGATCGCGCAAGTGCTGACTATATGGGAATGCTTGCGACCTGTATCAATGCCCTGGCTCTTCAGGACGCTTTGGAAAAACAAGGCGTTCCTACCCGTGTTCAGACCGCCATCGAAATGGCTGAAATTGCTGAACCGTACATCCGTCGCAGAGCGATTCGTCACCTTGAAAAGAATCGTCTGGTGATTTTCGGTGCTGGCACCGGAAATCCTTTCTTCACTACAGACACTGCTGCTTCCCTTCGTGCCATGGAGATCAACGCCCAGGTGATCATGAAGGCAACCAAAGTGGACGGTATCTACGACAAAGACCCTGCTAAACACGCTGACGCGAAGAAATTCGACAAGATCAGCTACATCGACGTGCTCAACCGCGGACTTCAGGTGATGGATTCCACGGCGATCAGCATGTGCATGGACAATAAACTTCCTATTATCACCTTTGACCTCACTGTACCGGGCAACATCCTGAAAGCCGTTCAGGGTGAGACCATCGGAACGCTGGTACATTAA
- the tsf gene encoding translation elongation factor Ts, giving the protein MSISATLVKELREKTNAGMMDCKKALEATSGDFNAAVEWLRVKGLGAAAKKADRIAAEGAVFAELHGNTGVVIEINSETDFVARNDGFKALAANVVSHLAKTNLEGDVLAQAYAADSSKKLGDLFTEATATIGEKIVLRRQEKYTATATSLVHTYLHGEGKIGVMIEVGASKPEAVSNPALKTFAQDVALHIAAMNPMAISSEQIPADVVSKEKEILTAKNLESGKKPEMIEKIVEGQIRKFLAENCLLDQPFVKNPDMKVSDLAKSVGKEIGADVTVKRFVRFELGAGIEKKTNDFAAEVAAQMKGH; this is encoded by the coding sequence ATGTCTATTTCCGCTACTCTTGTTAAAGAGCTAAGAGAAAAAACTAACGCAGGTATGATGGATTGCAAAAAGGCGCTTGAGGCGACTTCTGGCGATTTCAATGCTGCTGTTGAATGGTTGCGCGTAAAAGGTCTTGGCGCTGCCGCTAAGAAAGCTGACCGTATTGCTGCTGAAGGCGCTGTCTTCGCAGAACTTCACGGCAACACTGGCGTTGTTATTGAAATCAACTCTGAGACTGACTTCGTTGCTCGTAACGATGGTTTCAAAGCTTTGGCTGCAAACGTGGTTTCCCACTTGGCTAAAACAAACCTTGAAGGTGATGTATTGGCTCAGGCATACGCTGCTGATTCTTCCAAAAAACTGGGTGATTTGTTCACTGAAGCAACTGCTACTATCGGTGAAAAAATCGTTCTTCGTCGCCAGGAAAAATACACTGCAACTGCAACTTCCCTTGTGCACACTTACCTGCACGGTGAAGGCAAAATCGGTGTTATGATCGAAGTTGGCGCTTCCAAGCCAGAAGCTGTTTCCAACCCTGCATTGAAAACTTTCGCTCAAGACGTTGCATTGCACATCGCTGCGATGAACCCAATGGCGATCTCTTCTGAACAGATCCCTGCGGATGTTGTTTCTAAAGAGAAAGAAATCCTGACTGCAAAAAATCTTGAGTCCGGCAAAAAACCAGAAATGATCGAAAAAATCGTTGAAGGTCAAATCCGCAAGTTCCTTGCTGAAAACTGCCTTCTTGATCAACCATTCGTTAAGAACCCGGACATGAAAGTGTCTGACCTGGCGAAATCTGTTGGTAAAGAAATCGGTGCAGACGTAACTGTTAAACGTTTCGTTCGCTTCGAACTGGGCGCTGGTATCGAAAAGAAAACCAACGACTTCGCAGCTGAAGTTGCTGCTCAGATGAAAGGACACTAG